One Candidatus Bathyarchaeota archaeon DNA segment encodes these proteins:
- a CDS encoding sulfite exporter TauE/SafE family protein, producing MELISLFFLTILGVIVGCFGTLIGIGGGFIIVPLLILIYGFEPKFAVGTSLTIVFLNALSGSFAYIRQRRVDFKIGVFFALLTIPGAILGAYIVNFFSSNLFKGVFSLILILASFKLIISKPVKEKYCNLKKTGSVYRRIIDYNGNVYEYSISLTKGLLINFFIGFISSIFGVGGGIIHVPAMILLLGFPVHIATATSLFISIFTSITGALTHISLSNVKFNFAIFMGVGTIIGAQFGALISQKIEGTFIKKLLGLALLTLAIRLLLEVF from the coding sequence ATGGAGTTAATTTCCCTATTTTTTTTAACTATTCTTGGTGTTATAGTTGGATGCTTCGGAACTTTAATTGGAATTGGAGGCGGCTTCATTATAGTTCCTTTATTAATTTTAATTTATGGTTTTGAACCTAAATTTGCTGTTGGAACAAGCTTAACTATTGTTTTTTTAAATGCTTTATCAGGTTCTTTTGCTTATATAAGGCAAAGACGAGTTGACTTTAAAATAGGTGTATTCTTCGCGTTGTTAACAATTCCAGGTGCAATTCTAGGCGCTTATATAGTTAATTTTTTTAGTTCAAATTTATTTAAAGGCGTTTTCTCATTAATTCTTATTTTAGCATCTTTTAAATTAATTATCAGCAAACCTGTAAAAGAAAAGTATTGCAACTTAAAGAAAACTGGAAGCGTTTATAGGCGGATAATAGATTATAATGGGAATGTTTATGAATACTCAATTAGTTTAACTAAAGGATTATTAATAAACTTTTTTATAGGTTTTATTTCAAGCATTTTTGGTGTTGGTGGAGGAATAATTCATGTTCCAGCAATGATTCTTCTATTAGGTTTTCCAGTGCATATAGCTACCGCGACATCTCTTTTCATTTCAATTTTCACATCTATTACAGGAGCTTTAACTCATATTTCATTAAGTAATGTTAAATTTAACTTTGCTATATTTATGGGTGTTGGAACAATAATAGGGGCTCAATTTGGAGCTTTAATCTCTCAAAAAATTGAAGGAACATTTATTAAAAAGCTTCTTGGATTAGCGCTTTTAACGCTTGCCATACGATTATTACTGGAAGTATTTTAA
- a CDS encoding phosphatase PAP2 family protein, producing MHKCELIKFNLIKTLFLAASALIFLFSMNILEKFILKSFSIKGSLWVNLFDEKIFFWIINSNSRSLDILMLTITYIGSTISWFIVGILLWFLRKRKEAFLLVFALLIGGVLTFFMKIAFHRIRPSQIIIEAKVLDEEGFSFPSGHSVNSFSSAIILERKIKKISFFIYVLAFLIGYSRVYIGAHWPSDVIFGSFIGLTIGSLTLKLEEKILSFFIKSGKAIDKSP from the coding sequence TTGCATAAATGCGAGTTAATTAAATTCAATTTAATTAAAACTTTATTTTTAGCTGCTTCTGCGTTAATATTTCTGTTTTCAATGAATATTTTAGAAAAATTTATTTTAAAATCCTTTAGTATTAAAGGAAGCTTATGGGTTAACCTGTTTGATGAAAAAATTTTCTTTTGGATTATTAATAGCAATTCAAGATCGCTAGATATTTTAATGCTAACTATTACTTATATAGGTTCAACAATATCATGGTTTATAGTTGGGATTTTGCTTTGGTTTTTAAGAAAGAGAAAAGAAGCTTTCCTGTTGGTTTTCGCTTTGTTAATAGGTGGTGTTTTAACCTTTTTTATGAAAATCGCGTTTCATAGAATTAGACCATCTCAAATTATTATTGAAGCTAAAGTTTTAGATGAAGAAGGCTTTAGTTTTCCAAGCGGGCATTCAGTAAACTCTTTTTCTTCAGCAATAATTCTTGAAAGAAAAATTAAGAAAATATCTTTTTTCATTTATGTTTTAGCATTTTTAATAGGTTACAGTAGAGTTTATATAGGTGCGCATTGGCCTTCAGATGTGATTTTTGGTAGCTTCATAGGGTTAACAATAGGCTCCTTAACTTTAAAACTTGAAGAGAAAATTTTAAGTTTTTTTATAAAATCTGGGAAAGCGATAGATAAATCCCCATAG